The following coding sequences lie in one Arachis stenosperma cultivar V10309 chromosome 5, arast.V10309.gnm1.PFL2, whole genome shotgun sequence genomic window:
- the LOC130980595 gene encoding uncharacterized protein LOC130980595: MGFGQRWKSWIMECVSMSSMSVLINGLPSKPFKIERGLRQRDPLSPFLFVLVTDDLHRMFGKAARNGRISPLLVDRDHVELSHLQFANDTVLFCPPEEETIKNYKRLLRCFELMSGLIINFDNSSLIPINCDVQWVQHMSRVLGCKVASLPVKYLGIQLGVNPRLVRTWKPIIDKVEQKQSILEAKVLNKASKLVLIKSVLNSLLVYYLSLYKMQKAVAEKLISLQRRCYLHGGPWKDICQLQFKDQQVRQKIINGLSMEIGDGRGTRFREDVWLRGGTQKDLFPRLFSVLNQRGSVIGDCGFWDGLEWKWNFQWRRQLFQWELDLVNQLYETLRLVETLPEDIASYSFTRIVWKGLVPPRVELFIWFDVHGCLLLEGYGRARER; encoded by the exons ATGGGCTTTGGACAAAGATGGAAGAGTTGGATTATGGAGTGTGTAAGCATGAGTTCTATGTCAGTGTTGATAAACGGATTGCCATCTAAGCCATTTAAGATAGAAAGAGGTTTGCGACAGAGGGATCCATTGTCTCCATTTCTATTTGTTCTAGTCACTGACGATCTACATAGGATGTTCGGGAAGGCGGCGAGAAATGGGCGTATCTCGCCGTTATTGGTGGATAGAGATCATGTCGAGCTGTCACATCTTCAGTTTGCAAATGATACTGTTTTGTTCTGTCCCCCGGAGGAAGAAACCATAAAGAATTACAAGAGACTACTGCGTTGTTTTGAGCTTATGTCAGGGCtgattattaattttgataattctAGCTTGATCCCTATTAATTGTGATGTTCAGTGGGTACAGCATATGTCTAGAGTGCTGGGCTGTAAGGTAGCCTCCCTTCCAGTGAAATACTTAGGGATCCAGCTAGGAGTGAACCCGAGGTTGGTGAGGACTTGGAAGCCCATTATAGACAAAGTGGAGCAGAAGCAGAGCATTTTGGAGGCCAAGGTTCTCAATAAAGCCAGTAAGCTGGTGCTTATTAAATCCGTTTTGAACAGCCTGCTAGTCTATTATTTGAGTTTGTATAAAATGCAAAAGGCTGTTGCAGAGAAACTGATCTCCCTACAGAGAAG GTGTTACCTGCATGGGGGGCCATGGAAGGATATTTGCCAACTACAGTTCAAGGATCAACAAGTAAGACAGAAGATTATTAATGGGTTGTCTATGGAGATTGGCGATGGGAGAGGAACTCGGTTTCGGGAGGATGTATGGCTGCGTGGTGGGACCCAGAAAGATCTTTTTCCGAGACTCTTCTCAGTTTTAAACCAAAGAGGATCCGTCATAGGGGATTGTGGGTTCTGGGACGGGTTAGAGTGGAAATGGAACTTCCAATGGAGGCGACAGCTTTTCCAATGGGAGTTGGACTTAGTGAACCAGTTGTATGAAACACTAAGACTG GTGGAAACGCTTCCGGAGGATATAGCGAGTTACAGCTTTACTAGGATAGTTTGGAAGGGTTTAGTCCCACCTAGAGTTGAATTGTTCATCTG GTTTGATGTGCATGGCTGTCTTTTGTTGGAAGGCTATGGTCGTGCTCGGGAACGCTAA
- the LOC130983291 gene encoding cyclin-dependent protein kinase inhibitor SMR6-like has translation MGFSEKPPQITEGGGGVDSDNNNRKWVIAGTSLRAPLKPIYTVIPVDQKAKQQEEEQQEEFSTSTTPTGKEARVPTTLKCPPAPRKPKSSLKCNYHGAGGGAREFFTPPDLETVFIRHVVERAN, from the coding sequence aTGGGATTCTCTGAGAAGCCACCACAAATAAcagaaggaggaggaggggtAGACTCAGATAACAATAACAGAAAATGGGTCATCGCCGGAACGTCTTTGAGAGCGCCATTGAAGCCAATTTACACCGTGATTCCGGTGGATCAGAAAGCtaaacaacaagaagaagaacaacaagAGGAGTTTTCAACTTCAACAACTCCAACGGGAAAAGAAGCAAGGGTTCCAACAACTTTGAAGTGTCCACCGGCTCCGAGGAAGCCAAAATCTTCTCTCAAGTGCAACTACCACGGCGCCGGCGGTGGAGCTAGGGAGTTCTTCACTCCGCCGGACTTAGAAACTGTCTTCATTCGCCATGTTGTTGAAAGGGCTAATTGA